In Risungbinella massiliensis, a single window of DNA contains:
- a CDS encoding LCP family protein: MQIIRRVDRLEEKKQKRKKWFRILAIIGILLLLFLGYVGYNLYQAFGKGQDNSIGKSDMRDQEVQPKETPFAVLLMGVDQIEAADEKKDGWRPDVLMVAAVNPKTKSVKMVSIPRDTLVTIGKTGGKDKINSAAAYGRKKGNEIEVIRQTVENFLQIPIDYYVKINYQGFVDIVDAVNGVDVQVEYPFRGPAIHQHISFQEGPAHLNGMQALAYVRQRKDSHNTTGDHDRNKRQQEVLADLTDKLVSVVGISKFPKITESVGNNFSYNLTLSDLLSIGAVYKSIPKANIESYTIKTTPQQYDSRGRVVWWEIASKEERERVQTMLQTQLEWQEDSTTNEDSTQEEN; encoded by the coding sequence ATGCAAATCATTCGAAGAGTAGACCGTCTAGAAGAAAAAAAACAGAAGAGAAAAAAATGGTTTCGCATCTTAGCAATTATAGGAATTCTGCTTCTGTTGTTCCTTGGATATGTAGGATATAACCTGTACCAAGCTTTTGGAAAGGGTCAAGATAACAGCATTGGGAAATCGGACATGCGAGATCAAGAAGTTCAACCAAAAGAGACTCCTTTTGCGGTTTTATTGATGGGCGTTGATCAGATTGAAGCTGCGGACGAGAAAAAGGATGGGTGGAGACCAGATGTCTTGATGGTGGCTGCGGTCAATCCCAAGACGAAATCAGTCAAAATGGTGAGTATTCCACGCGACACTTTGGTCACAATTGGGAAGACAGGTGGCAAAGACAAGATCAATTCAGCCGCAGCATATGGTCGAAAAAAAGGGAACGAAATAGAAGTAATCCGCCAAACGGTAGAGAATTTCCTTCAGATCCCCATTGACTACTATGTCAAGATCAACTATCAAGGTTTTGTAGATATAGTCGATGCAGTGAATGGTGTAGATGTCCAAGTTGAATATCCATTTAGAGGACCTGCCATTCATCAACATATTTCATTTCAAGAAGGTCCTGCCCACTTAAACGGGATGCAAGCCCTCGCTTATGTGAGACAACGAAAAGATAGTCATAATACAACAGGAGATCATGATCGCAATAAACGACAACAAGAAGTTTTAGCTGATTTGACCGATAAATTAGTTAGTGTAGTTGGCATCAGTAAATTCCCTAAAATTACGGAATCAGTGGGCAATAACTTTTCATATAATCTTACGTTAAGTGACTTGCTTTCGATTGGAGCAGTCTACAAATCCATTCCGAAAGCAAATATTGAATCCTATACGATCAAGACTACCCCACAACAATACGATTCACGAGGTCGTGTAGTTTGGTGGGAAATTGCCTCCAAGGAAGAACGAGAACGTGTACAAACCATGCTACAAACTCAATTAGAATGGCAAGAAGATAGTACTACAAATGAAGATTCCACACAGGAAGAAAATTAA
- a CDS encoding ASCH domain-containing protein, giving the protein MNKASQIYWDEFWKSQGQEKPKLVSSWQFGANPDHLAQLVIDGIKTATCSGLIFYEMENEPLPSVEDYSIILNSKDEPLAIIKTVDVQIMPMNEVPEDFAVAEGEGDRTYRYWREVHEKFFTKELSNLGMEFSEDMMLVCERFTLVDVKNKRKTA; this is encoded by the coding sequence ATGAACAAAGCATCACAAATATATTGGGATGAATTTTGGAAGTCTCAAGGTCAAGAAAAACCAAAATTAGTAAGTTCGTGGCAATTCGGAGCTAATCCCGACCATTTAGCCCAATTAGTAATAGACGGTATTAAAACTGCTACTTGTTCTGGATTGATTTTTTATGAAATGGAAAATGAGCCATTACCTTCTGTTGAGGATTATAGCATTATCTTAAATAGTAAAGACGAACCTTTGGCGATTATCAAAACCGTAGATGTTCAAATAATGCCAATGAACGAGGTTCCAGAGGATTTTGCGGTTGCTGAAGGTGAAGGGGATCGAACTTATCGATATTGGAGAGAAGTCCACGAAAAATTCTTTACTAAAGAATTGAGTAATTTAGGAATGGAGTTTTCAGAAGATATGATGTTGGTATGCGAGCGTTTTACATTAGTCGATGTAAAAAATAAAAGAAAAACCGCCTAG